In Methylacidiphilum infernorum V4, a single window of DNA contains:
- the ilvN gene encoding acetolactate synthase small subunit — protein sequence MRHTLSILVANRFGVLTRIAELFSGRGFNIDTLNVGPTHDESISRMTIVVKGDDQVLDQVTKQLNKLIDVLAVQDFRDGEYIDRELVLVKVATGNKSRAELMQICDIFRAKIVDVEPKNMTIEVTGDESKISKFIFLMQDFGILDLSRTGKIALPRI from the coding sequence ATGAGACATACGTTATCTATTTTGGTTGCGAATCGATTCGGGGTTTTGACAAGGATCGCCGAGCTTTTCAGCGGCAGGGGCTTTAATATCGATACTCTTAACGTGGGACCTACCCATGATGAATCCATTTCTAGGATGACCATCGTTGTAAAAGGAGACGACCAAGTTTTGGACCAGGTAACAAAACAATTAAATAAGCTTATCGATGTATTGGCGGTCCAGGACTTTAGAGATGGAGAATATATCGATAGGGAACTGGTATTGGTGAAAGTGGCAACGGGCAACAAGAGTCGAGCGGAACTGATGCAAATATGCGATATTTTTCGAGCGAAAATTGTGGATGTGGAGCCAAAGAACATGACCATTGAAGTAACGGGGGACGAGAGCAAGATTTCGAAATTTATTTTTCTTATGCAGGATTTCGGAATACTCGATTTAAGCCGCACGGGTAAAATCGCTTTGCCCAGGATTTAG
- a CDS encoding acylphosphatase, which produces MKKRLKTSFYGHVQGVGFRATAWSIAQRYNVGGVVRNLKDGRVELIVEGEEQAIKDFIRELTHSHLKSCITHVEWLWEKPEDKYIHFSIVR; this is translated from the coding sequence GTGAAAAAACGGCTAAAGACTAGTTTTTATGGACATGTTCAAGGGGTAGGATTTCGAGCTACGGCTTGGAGTATCGCCCAGCGTTACAATGTTGGGGGAGTGGTGCGGAACTTGAAGGATGGAAGAGTCGAGTTGATCGTAGAGGGAGAAGAGCAGGCTATTAAAGACTTCATTAGGGAGTTAACCCATAGCCATCTCAAATCCTGTATTACGCACGTGGAATGGCTTTGGGAAAAACCAGAAGACAAATATATTCATTTTTCTATCGTTCGTTGA